From one Streptomyces sp. R41 genomic stretch:
- a CDS encoding AMP-binding protein: MTTTSATDEFRAARDFLLEHREDYTAAYEGFGWPRPEYFNWALDWFDVIARGNDRTALHIVEEDGERTEVSFAEMSERSNQVANWLRAQGVGAEDRILVMLGNQVELWETALAAMKLRAVVIPATPLLGAADLRDRVERGRVRHVIVRSEDAEKFGEVPGGYTRIAVGGARPGWQSYEETYTADAPFEPDGPTRSDDPLMLYFTSGTTARPKLVEHTHVSYPIGHLATMYWIGLKPGDVHLNISSPGWAKHAWSNLFAPWNAEATVFIHNYTRFDAGRLMAEMDRAGVTTFCAPPTVWRMLIQADLTQLRTRPREAVAAGEPLNPEVIEQVRRAWGVTIRDGFGQTETAVQVSNSPGQQLKTGSMGRPSPGFRVELLDPVSGAPGADEGEISLDLSTHPVGLMTGYHGDADRTAEAMAGGYYRTGDIGSRDADGYITYVGRADDVFKASDYKISPFELESALLEHEAVAEAAVVPAPDELRLAVPKAYIVLAEGYEPGPDTAKVLFEHSRTVLAPYKRIRRLEFGALPKTVSGKIRRIELREATAAGSDAEYCEEDFR; encoded by the coding sequence ATGACGACGACGAGCGCGACGGACGAGTTCCGGGCCGCGCGGGACTTCCTGTTGGAGCACCGCGAGGACTACACGGCGGCCTACGAGGGTTTCGGCTGGCCCCGCCCGGAGTACTTCAACTGGGCACTCGACTGGTTCGACGTCATCGCGCGGGGCAACGACCGCACCGCCCTGCACATCGTCGAGGAGGACGGAGAGCGCACCGAGGTCTCCTTCGCCGAGATGTCCGAACGCTCGAACCAGGTGGCCAACTGGCTGCGCGCGCAGGGCGTGGGCGCCGAGGACCGCATCCTCGTGATGCTCGGCAACCAGGTCGAGCTGTGGGAGACGGCCCTCGCCGCGATGAAGCTGCGCGCCGTCGTCATCCCGGCCACCCCGCTGCTGGGCGCCGCCGATCTGCGCGACCGCGTCGAGCGCGGCCGCGTCCGGCACGTCATCGTCCGGTCCGAGGACGCGGAGAAGTTCGGCGAGGTACCCGGCGGCTACACCCGGATCGCGGTCGGCGGTGCGCGGCCCGGATGGCAGTCGTACGAGGAGACGTACACCGCCGACGCGCCCTTCGAGCCCGACGGTCCCACCCGGTCCGACGACCCGCTGATGCTCTACTTCACCTCGGGCACCACGGCCCGCCCCAAACTGGTCGAGCACACCCACGTCTCGTATCCGATCGGGCATCTGGCGACCATGTACTGGATCGGGCTCAAGCCCGGTGACGTGCACCTGAACATCTCCTCGCCCGGCTGGGCCAAGCACGCCTGGTCCAATCTCTTCGCGCCCTGGAACGCGGAGGCCACCGTCTTCATCCACAACTACACGCGCTTCGACGCGGGCCGGCTGATGGCGGAGATGGACCGGGCGGGAGTGACGACGTTCTGTGCCCCGCCCACCGTGTGGCGCATGCTCATCCAGGCCGATCTGACGCAGCTGCGGACCCGGCCGCGCGAGGCCGTCGCCGCGGGGGAGCCGCTCAACCCCGAGGTCATCGAGCAGGTGCGGCGCGCCTGGGGCGTCACCATCCGGGACGGCTTCGGGCAGACCGAGACGGCCGTGCAGGTCTCCAACAGCCCGGGGCAGCAGCTCAAGACGGGTTCCATGGGGCGGCCCAGCCCCGGCTTCCGCGTCGAACTGCTCGACCCGGTGTCCGGCGCGCCGGGCGCGGACGAGGGCGAGATCTCGCTCGACCTGTCGACGCACCCCGTGGGCCTGATGACCGGTTACCACGGCGACGCCGACCGTACGGCGGAGGCGATGGCGGGCGGTTACTACCGCACCGGCGACATCGGCTCGCGCGACGCCGACGGCTACATCACGTACGTGGGCCGCGCCGACGACGTGTTCAAGGCCAGCGACTACAAGATCTCGCCCTTCGAGCTGGAGAGCGCGCTGCTGGAGCACGAGGCGGTCGCGGAAGCGGCCGTCGTGCCGGCGCCCGACGAGCTGAGGCTCGCCGTGCCGAAGGCGTACATCGTCCTCGCGGAGGGTTACGAGCCGGGCCCCGACACCGCCAAGGTGCTCTTCGAGCACTCCCGCACGGTCCTCGCGCCGTACAAGCGCATCCGGCGCCTGGAGTTCGGGGCACTCCCCAAGACCGTGTCCGGCAAGATCCGCCGGATCGAGCTGCGCGAGGCCACGGCCGCGGGCTCGGACGCGGAGTACTGCGAGGAGGACTTCCGGTGA
- a CDS encoding AMP-binding protein: protein MTELSYAHGTSTTPLLGDTIGANLDRAIAAYPGRDALVDVPSGRRWTYAEFGAAVDEVARGLLARGVLKGDRVGIWAINCPEWVLVQYATARIGAIMVNINPAYRAHELEYVLRQAGISVLIASQEHKSSDYRALVNQVREKCPELRDTVYIGDPSWDALTAGAASVDPRQLTVAAAELSCDDPVNIQYTSGTTGFPKGATLSHHNILNNGYWVGRTVGYTEQDRVCLPVPFYHCFGMVMGNLGATSHGACIVIPAPSFDPAATLKAVQQERCTSLYGVPTMFIAELNLADFATYELSSLRTGIMAGSPCPVEVMKRVVAEMHMEEVSICYGMTETSPVSLQTRMDDDLEHRTGTVGRVLPHIEVKVVDPVDGVTQPRGTAGELCTRGYSVMLGYWNEPEKTAEAIDPGRWMHTGDLAVMREDGYVEIVGRIKDMIIRGGENIYPREIEEFLYAHPKIADVQVVGVPHERYGEEVLACVIPRDPADPLTLEELRAFCEGQLAHYKIPSRLRILESFPMTVSGKVRKIELRETYAD, encoded by the coding sequence GTGACCGAACTGTCGTACGCCCACGGCACGAGCACGACACCGCTGCTCGGCGACACGATCGGGGCCAACCTGGACCGGGCGATCGCCGCGTACCCCGGGCGTGACGCGCTGGTGGACGTGCCCTCCGGACGCCGTTGGACGTACGCCGAGTTCGGCGCCGCGGTGGACGAGGTGGCGCGCGGGCTGCTCGCCAGGGGCGTACTGAAGGGCGACCGCGTCGGCATCTGGGCGATCAACTGCCCCGAGTGGGTGCTCGTCCAGTACGCGACCGCCCGCATCGGCGCGATCATGGTGAACATCAACCCGGCCTATCGCGCACACGAGTTGGAGTACGTGTTGAGGCAGGCGGGCATCTCGGTCCTGATCGCCTCGCAGGAGCACAAGAGCAGCGACTACCGGGCTCTGGTCAACCAAGTCCGCGAGAAGTGCCCGGAGTTGCGGGACACGGTGTACATCGGCGACCCGTCGTGGGACGCCCTGACGGCGGGCGCCGCTTCCGTCGACCCTCGGCAACTGACCGTCGCGGCAGCCGAGTTGAGCTGCGACGACCCGGTCAACATCCAGTACACCTCGGGCACCACGGGCTTCCCGAAGGGGGCCACGCTCTCCCACCACAACATCCTCAACAACGGCTACTGGGTGGGCCGTACGGTCGGCTACACCGAGCAGGACCGGGTCTGTCTGCCCGTGCCCTTCTATCACTGTTTCGGCATGGTCATGGGCAACCTCGGCGCCACCTCGCACGGCGCGTGCATCGTGATCCCCGCCCCGTCCTTCGACCCCGCGGCCACGCTGAAGGCCGTACAGCAGGAGCGCTGCACGTCGCTGTACGGCGTCCCCACGATGTTCATCGCGGAGTTGAACCTCGCCGACTTCGCGACCTACGAGCTGTCCTCCCTGCGCACCGGCATCATGGCGGGCTCGCCCTGCCCGGTCGAGGTGATGAAGCGGGTGGTCGCCGAGATGCACATGGAGGAGGTCTCCATCTGCTACGGCATGACCGAGACCTCTCCGGTGTCCCTGCAGACGCGGATGGACGACGACCTGGAGCACCGCACGGGCACGGTCGGCCGTGTCCTGCCGCACATCGAGGTGAAGGTCGTCGACCCGGTGGATGGCGTGACCCAGCCGCGCGGCACCGCCGGTGAGCTGTGCACCCGCGGCTACAGCGTGATGCTCGGCTACTGGAACGAGCCAGAGAAGACCGCCGAGGCCATCGACCCCGGCCGCTGGATGCACACCGGCGACCTGGCCGTGATGCGCGAGGACGGCTATGTCGAGATCGTCGGGCGCATCAAGGACATGATCATCCGGGGCGGCGAGAACATCTACCCGCGCGAGATCGAGGAGTTCCTGTACGCCCATCCGAAGATCGCCGACGTCCAGGTGGTCGGCGTACCCCACGAGCGCTACGGCGAGGAGGTGCTCGCCTGCGTCATCCCGCGCGACCCGGCCGACCCGCTGACGCTGGAGGAACTGCGGGCCTTCTGCGAGGGGCAGCTGGCGCACTACAAGATCCCCAGCCGGCTGAGGATCCTGGAGTCCTTCCCGATGACCGTCTCGGGGAAGGTGAGGAAGATCGAGCTGCGGGAGACGTACGCCGATTAG
- a CDS encoding GNAT family N-acetyltransferase translates to MRIRRTAPDELPALQDIERAAGGPFRELGMADIADDEPPALDLLDGYRRAGHAWVAVDGEDLPRAYLIAEPVDGALHIEQISVHPGAAHRGVGRALLAYAADRAREEGLTGLTLTTFAEVPWNAPYYLRIGFHVLEEAELTPGLRTIRAAEAGHGLDRWPRVCMRRALHTA, encoded by the coding sequence ATGCGCATCCGCCGCACGGCCCCCGACGAGCTCCCCGCCCTCCAGGACATCGAACGCGCCGCGGGCGGCCCCTTCCGGGAACTGGGCATGGCCGACATCGCCGACGACGAGCCGCCCGCCCTGGACCTGCTGGACGGCTACCGCCGGGCGGGCCACGCCTGGGTCGCCGTCGACGGGGAGGACCTTCCTCGGGCGTATCTGATCGCCGAGCCGGTGGACGGCGCGCTCCACATCGAGCAGATCTCGGTCCACCCGGGTGCCGCGCACCGGGGCGTGGGCCGGGCTCTCCTCGCGTACGCCGCCGACCGCGCACGCGAGGAGGGCCTGACCGGTCTCACGCTGACCACGTTCGCGGAGGTCCCGTGGAACGCTCCGTACTACCTCCGCATCGGGTTCCACGTCCTGGAAGAAGCCGAACTCACCCCCGGCCTGCGGACGATCCGCGCCGCGGAGGCCGGGCACGGCCTCGACCGATGGCCACGCGTCTGCATGCGCAGAGCCCTCCACACGGCGTAG
- the gcl gene encoding glyoxylate carboligase yields MARMTAARAAVEILKREGVSNAFGVPGAAINPFYAALKASGGINHTLARHVEGASHMAEGYTRTHPGNIGVCIGTSGPAGTDMITGLYSATGDSIPILCITGQAPTSVIHKEDFQAVDIASIAKPVTKMAVTVLEPAQVPGVFQQAFHLMRSGRPGPVLIDLPIDVQLAEIEFDPDTYEPLQAYKPAATRAQVEKAIALLNESERPLIVAGGGVINADASELLVEFAELTGTPVVPTLMGWGILPDDHELNAGMVGLQTSHRYGNATFLESDFVLGIGNRWANRHTGKLDVYTAGRKFVHVDIEPTQIGKIFAPDYGIASDAKAALELFVEVARELKAAGKLPDRSDWAASAQERKATLQRRTHFDNIPIKPQRVYEEMNKAFGPETRYVTTIGLSQIAGAQMLHVYRPRHWINCGQAGPLGWTIPAALGVAKADPEAQVVALSGDYDFQFMIEELAVGAQHKIPYVHVLVNNAYLGLIRQAQIGLDINFQVNLEFENINSPELGVYGVDHIKVVEGLGCKAIRVTDPSELGAAFEQAKKLAAEHQVPVVVEAILERVTNIAMSKTNDISNVVEFEEIATEPGHAPTSIKTLKV; encoded by the coding sequence ATGGCTCGTATGACCGCTGCCCGCGCGGCAGTCGAGATCCTCAAGCGCGAGGGCGTCAGCAACGCGTTCGGCGTCCCGGGCGCGGCGATCAACCCCTTCTACGCGGCGCTCAAGGCGTCCGGCGGGATCAACCACACCCTCGCCCGCCATGTGGAGGGTGCCTCGCACATGGCGGAGGGTTACACCCGGACCCATCCGGGCAACATCGGCGTCTGCATCGGTACCTCGGGTCCGGCCGGCACCGACATGATCACCGGCCTCTACTCCGCGACCGGCGACTCGATCCCGATCCTGTGCATCACGGGCCAGGCCCCGACCTCCGTGATCCACAAAGAGGACTTCCAGGCCGTCGACATCGCCTCGATCGCCAAGCCGGTCACGAAAATGGCCGTCACCGTGCTGGAGCCCGCCCAGGTCCCCGGCGTCTTCCAGCAGGCCTTCCACCTGATGCGCTCCGGCCGTCCGGGCCCGGTCCTCATCGACCTGCCCATCGACGTCCAGCTCGCCGAGATCGAGTTCGACCCGGACACGTACGAGCCGCTCCAGGCCTACAAGCCCGCCGCGACCCGTGCCCAGGTCGAGAAGGCGATCGCCCTCCTGAACGAGTCCGAGCGTCCGCTGATCGTCGCCGGCGGCGGTGTCATCAACGCCGACGCCTCCGAACTCCTCGTCGAATTCGCCGAGTTGACCGGAACTCCGGTCGTCCCGACCCTGATGGGCTGGGGCATCCTGCCCGACGACCACGAGCTGAACGCCGGCATGGTCGGCCTCCAGACCTCGCACCGCTACGGCAACGCGACCTTCCTGGAGTCCGACTTCGTGCTTGGCATCGGCAACCGCTGGGCCAACCGCCACACCGGCAAGCTGGATGTCTACACGGCCGGACGCAAGTTCGTGCACGTCGACATCGAGCCCACCCAGATCGGCAAGATCTTCGCGCCCGACTACGGCATCGCCTCCGACGCCAAGGCCGCGCTGGAGCTGTTCGTCGAGGTGGCCCGCGAGCTCAAGGCCGCGGGCAAGCTGCCGGACCGCAGCGACTGGGCCGCCTCCGCGCAGGAGCGGAAGGCGACGCTCCAGCGCCGTACGCACTTCGACAACATCCCGATCAAGCCGCAGCGCGTCTACGAGGAGATGAACAAGGCCTTCGGCCCGGAGACCCGGTACGTCACCACCATCGGCCTCTCGCAGATCGCCGGCGCCCAGATGCTGCACGTCTACCGGCCGCGCCACTGGATCAACTGCGGCCAGGCGGGCCCGCTCGGCTGGACGATCCCGGCCGCGCTCGGTGTCGCCAAGGCCGACCCGGAGGCACAGGTCGTGGCGCTCTCCGGTGACTACGACTTCCAGTTCATGATCGAGGAACTGGCCGTCGGCGCCCAGCACAAGATCCCGTACGTCCATGTCCTGGTGAACAACGCCTACTTGGGCCTGATCCGTCAGGCGCAGATCGGTCTGGACATCAACTTCCAGGTCAACCTGGAGTTCGAGAACATCAACTCTCCTGAGCTGGGCGTCTACGGCGTCGACCACATCAAGGTCGTCGAGGGCCTCGGCTGCAAGGCGATCCGGGTCACCGACCCCAGCGAGCTGGGCGCGGCCTTCGAGCAGGCCAAGAAGCTCGCCGCCGAGCACCAGGTCCCGGTCGTCGTCGAGGCGATCCTGGAGCGTGTCACGAACATCGCGATGAGCAAGACGAACGACATCAGCAACGTCGTGGAGTTCGAGGAGATCGCGACCGAGCCGGGCCACGCCCCGACCTCGATCAAGACGCTGAAGGTCTGA
- a CDS encoding alpha/beta fold hydrolase, with amino-acid sequence MRMTVPTPLGDIAVRCYGAPGAPALLLLHANPGDGRDYDAVLPALADRHRTFVVDWPGYGESTAPEPQLVTPERLVEAAGQVLDVLAEELGVREISVLGNSVGGYVACRLAEGRHAPSITALVLVDPAGFTRHTALTRWFCREVMGRPGRARRLVVPLARAYLGRLGTPSVRATYERTRQLPEDARRLAVHCAIWRGLADPVFGLADPAVLDLPILLLWGRRDPVVPAFLDGRRARRALPVRTLSVLLPTAHEPYNERPDLFLRHTLPFLKDPRAVSASRRPSRPRRR; translated from the coding sequence ATGCGGATGACCGTCCCCACACCCCTCGGCGACATCGCCGTACGCTGCTACGGCGCTCCCGGCGCCCCCGCGCTGCTGCTCCTGCACGCCAACCCCGGGGACGGCCGTGACTACGACGCCGTCCTGCCCGCCCTCGCGGACCGCCACCGTACGTTCGTGGTCGACTGGCCCGGCTACGGGGAGTCCACGGCGCCCGAACCTCAACTCGTCACCCCTGAGCGGCTGGTGGAGGCCGCAGGGCAGGTCCTCGACGTGCTCGCCGAGGAGCTGGGCGTCCGCGAGATCTCCGTGCTCGGCAACAGCGTCGGCGGCTACGTCGCCTGTCGTCTCGCCGAGGGACGGCACGCGCCGTCGATCACTGCGCTCGTCCTGGTCGACCCGGCCGGCTTCACCCGGCACACCGCCCTCACCCGCTGGTTCTGCCGCGAGGTGATGGGCCGGCCCGGCCGCGCCCGCCGCCTGGTCGTCCCGCTGGCCCGCGCCTACCTCGGCCGACTCGGCACGCCGAGCGTCAGGGCGACGTACGAGCGAACACGTCAACTACCAGAGGACGCACGGCGATTGGCCGTGCACTGCGCCATCTGGCGCGGCCTCGCCGACCCGGTCTTCGGTCTGGCGGACCCCGCCGTCCTGGACCTGCCGATCCTGCTCCTGTGGGGGAGACGTGACCCGGTCGTCCCCGCGTTCCTGGACGGCCGACGCGCCCGACGCGCCCTGCCCGTCCGGACGTTGAGCGTGCTGCTCCCCACGGCCCACGAGCCGTACAACGAACGCCCGGATCTCTTCCTGCGCCACACCCTGCCGTTCCTGAAGGATCCCCGGGCGGTCAGTGCGAGCCGCCGCCCCAGCCGGCCCCGTCGTCGGTGA
- a CDS encoding TIGR04222 domain-containing membrane protein, with the protein MVSSAAVGLEPQTVALLRGGPRAAVTVAVLALHLRGAADAGRLGTIRTSRASAGAGLVLEKAVHASLYRPAGIRELLERPRVRRTLAELRTELAEAGLLRRLPPHRTRTARRALKELRATRPLPTGREGLTTDDTLLAVALYGDAALTVLVPRFAAAAGLIGRGGLAEHGQSWGGEGGGIGFTDDGAGWGGGSH; encoded by the coding sequence ATGGTCAGCAGCGCGGCGGTCGGGCTTGAGCCCCAGACCGTCGCGCTGCTGCGTGGCGGGCCCCGCGCCGCCGTGACGGTCGCCGTGCTCGCCCTGCATCTGCGGGGCGCCGCCGACGCCGGACGGCTGGGCACGATACGGACGTCGCGGGCGTCCGCGGGCGCGGGGCTTGTTCTGGAGAAGGCGGTGCACGCCTCCCTCTACCGCCCGGCCGGCATACGGGAGTTGCTGGAGCGGCCCCGGGTGCGGCGCACCCTCGCGGAGCTGCGGACCGAGCTCGCCGAGGCGGGTCTGCTGCGTCGCCTTCCTCCCCACCGGACCCGCACGGCCCGGCGCGCCCTCAAGGAGCTGCGCGCGACACGCCCGCTGCCCACTGGACGGGAGGGGCTCACGACGGACGACACCCTGCTCGCGGTCGCGCTGTACGGCGACGCCGCCCTGACGGTCCTGGTCCCGCGTTTCGCCGCCGCCGCGGGCCTGATCGGCCGCGGCGGCCTGGCGGAGCACGGGCAGTCGTGGGGCGGCGAGGGCGGCGGCATCGGGTTCACCGACGACGGGGCCGGCTGGGGCGGCGGCTCGCACTGA
- a CDS encoding catalase, which yields MSKRVLTTESGAPVSDNQNSATAGVGGPLLLQDQHLLEKLARFNRERIPERVVHARGSGAYGYFEVTDDVTGFTYADFLNTVGKRTEVFLRFSTVADNLGGADAVRDPRGFALKFYTEEGNYDLVGNNTPVFFIKDPIKFPDFIHSQKRDPFTGKQEPDNVWDFWAHAPEATHQITWLMGDRGIPASYRHMNGYGSHTYQWTNAEGEAFFVKYHFKTNQGIRSLSTEQAQEIAGKDANSHQTDLLQAIERGVNPSWTLYVQIMPAAEAAEYRFNPFDLTKVWPHKDYPLQRVGRLVLDRNPDNVFAEVEQAAFSPNNFVPGIGPSPDKMLQGRLFAYADAHRYRLGVNHTQLAVNAPKATVANNYGRDGLMASNGQGRHAKNYEPNSYDGPAETGRPLSAPLAVNGHTGTHEAPLHTKDDHFFQAGELYRLMSAEEQSRLIANIAGGLSQVSRDDVIEKNLAHFHAADPEYGRRVEEAVRALRED from the coding sequence ATGTCGAAGCGCGTGCTTACGACCGAGTCCGGCGCCCCGGTCTCCGACAACCAGAACTCCGCCACCGCCGGCGTCGGTGGCCCGCTCCTCCTCCAGGACCAGCATCTCCTGGAGAAGCTCGCCCGGTTCAACCGCGAGCGCATCCCGGAGCGCGTGGTGCACGCCCGCGGCTCCGGTGCGTACGGCTACTTCGAGGTCACCGACGACGTCACCGGCTTCACGTACGCCGACTTCCTGAACACCGTCGGCAAGCGCACCGAGGTCTTCCTGCGCTTCTCCACGGTGGCCGACAACCTCGGCGGCGCGGACGCGGTCCGTGACCCGCGCGGCTTCGCCCTGAAGTTCTACACCGAAGAGGGCAACTACGACCTCGTCGGCAACAACACGCCGGTCTTCTTCATCAAGGACCCGATCAAGTTCCCCGACTTCATCCACTCCCAGAAGCGCGACCCGTTCACGGGCAAGCAGGAGCCGGACAACGTCTGGGACTTCTGGGCGCACGCCCCCGAGGCGACGCACCAGATCACCTGGCTGATGGGCGACCGCGGCATCCCGGCCTCCTACCGCCACATGAACGGCTACGGCTCGCACACCTACCAGTGGACGAACGCCGAGGGTGAGGCCTTCTTCGTCAAGTACCACTTCAAGACGAACCAGGGCATCCGCAGCCTCTCCACCGAGCAGGCGCAGGAGATCGCGGGCAAGGACGCGAACTCGCACCAGACGGACCTGCTGCAGGCCATCGAGCGGGGCGTGAACCCGTCCTGGACGCTGTACGTCCAGATCATGCCGGCGGCGGAGGCGGCCGAGTACCGCTTCAACCCCTTCGACCTCACCAAGGTGTGGCCGCACAAGGACTACCCGCTGCAGCGTGTGGGCCGTCTGGTCCTGGACCGCAACCCCGACAACGTCTTCGCCGAGGTCGAGCAGGCCGCCTTCTCCCCGAACAACTTCGTTCCCGGCATCGGCCCCTCCCCCGACAAGATGCTCCAGGGCCGCCTGTTCGCCTACGCGGACGCGCACCGCTACCGCCTGGGCGTCAACCACACCCAGCTCGCGGTCAACGCTCCCAAGGCGACGGTCGCGAACAACTACGGCCGCGACGGCCTCATGGCCTCCAACGGCCAGGGCCGCCACGCCAAGAACTACGAGCCCAACTCGTACGACGGCCCGGCCGAGACCGGCCGCCCGCTGTCGGCGCCGCTCGCGGTGAACGGTCACACGGGCACGCACGAGGCTCCGCTCCACACCAAGGACGACCACTTCTTCCAGGCGGGCGAGCTGTACCGCCTGATGTCGGCCGAGGAGCAGTCCCGGCTGATCGCCAACATCGCCGGCGGCCTCTCGCAGGTCTCCCGCGACGACGTGATCGAGAAGAACCTCGCCCACTTCCACGCCGCCGACCCGGAGTACGGCAGGCGTGTGGAGGAGGCGGTCCGCGCCCTGCGCGAGGACTGA
- a CDS encoding 2-hydroxy-3-oxopropionate reductase gives MSNNLPKVAWIGLGIMGSPMSENLIKAGYDVTGFTLERDKLERLAAAGGTAAGSIAEAVRDADVVVTMVPASPQVEAIAYGPDGILQNAKSGALLIDMSSITPQTSVDLAKAAKDKGIRVLDAPVSGGEAGAIEAVLSIMVGGEQADFDEAEPLFEALGKTIVLCGPHGSGQTVKAANQLIVAVNIQACAEAVVFLEKSGVNLQAALDVLNGGLAGSTVLTRKKDNFLNRDFKPGFRIDLHHKDMGIVTDAARNVGAALPVGAVVAQLVASLRAQGDGGLDHSALLRAVERLSGAQV, from the coding sequence ATGAGCAACAACCTCCCCAAGGTGGCATGGATCGGTCTCGGCATCATGGGCTCCCCCATGTCGGAGAACCTGATCAAGGCCGGGTACGACGTCACCGGCTTCACGCTGGAGCGGGACAAGCTGGAGCGCCTGGCCGCCGCGGGCGGTACGGCCGCCGGTTCGATCGCCGAGGCCGTGCGCGACGCCGACGTCGTGGTCACGATGGTGCCCGCCTCCCCGCAGGTCGAGGCCATCGCGTACGGCCCCGACGGCATCCTTCAGAACGCGAAGTCCGGCGCACTGCTGATCGACATGTCGTCGATCACCCCGCAGACCTCCGTGGACCTGGCGAAGGCGGCCAAGGACAAGGGCATCCGCGTCCTGGACGCCCCTGTGTCCGGCGGCGAGGCCGGCGCCATCGAGGCCGTGCTGTCCATCATGGTCGGTGGCGAGCAGGCCGACTTCGACGAGGCCGAGCCGCTCTTCGAGGCGCTCGGCAAGACCATCGTGCTGTGCGGTCCGCACGGCTCGGGCCAGACCGTGAAGGCAGCCAACCAGCTGATCGTCGCCGTGAACATCCAGGCGTGCGCCGAGGCCGTGGTCTTCCTGGAGAAGTCCGGCGTGAACCTGCAGGCCGCGCTCGACGTCCTGAACGGCGGCCTGGCGGGCTCCACCGTCCTGACCCGCAAGAAGGACAACTTCCTGAACCGGGACTTCAAGCCCGGCTTCCGGATCGACCTGCACCACAAGGACATGGGCATCGTCACCGACGCCGCCCGCAATGTCGGTGCCGCGCTGCCGGTCGGCGCCGTGGTGGCCCAGCTCGTCGCCAGCCTGCGCGCGCAGGGCGACGGCGGCCTGGACCACTCCGCGCTGCTGCGCGCGGTCGAGCGCCTCTCCGGCGCGCAGGTCTGA